The Caldivirga sp. genome segment TGGGTGAGTAGGTTGCATAGCTGGCTAAGAATGACTTAAGCAGTTGCTTATCCCAACCATCATAATCAATGAATGGTACTTCACCTTTTAATTTACCTGCAGTAACCCTCCCAAGTAACCCAGCCTTAACTGGAGTGAGCTTAGCATTAACCTTCACAATAACTTTAGGTATCCTGTTCTCCTCAACATAAAGCCCAAACCTAGGTACCTTACCGGCTATGGCCACTATTATTGTGAATGGCCCAGGAAGCTTCTCCGTATATGCATCATTAACCGAGTTAATGTAAGCTATTGCGTTTGATTCACCCCACGCATGTATTGAACCCGGCTGAGGCTTAATGAACTCGTAGGGGGAACAGGTTAACCATAGGCTAGCCCCCATTTTACTTAAGTAATCAACTATCTCCATCTGCTTCTTAACAAAACCCTCATTAACGGGTAAATTCAAGTTACCGTACTCCACCCCAGCTGGATTAACGGTAGTGAAGACCCTGAACCTAGCCCCACTGCTTGAAATGTCCCTTAGGAATTCTAGTCCAGCTTCACCAATTGTTAGGTAGCTAACGCCACTAACGTGCACCGTGTCAACGTCAAGTAGCCTATCGGCCTTTACAGCCTCACCAACCTTAATAACTGTTTCAAGGGCCTTAGCCAAGCACCCACCCTCCCTAAGTAACCTCTCATCTTCACTACTAACGTACACCCTACTAAGCCGGTTAAACCGCTTTAAAAACCCTCACCCACTGATCATCCTATGCTGCGGATTCCCGGGTTTATGCTTATAAACTAAGCTGACCTATACCCTATAGGTGGTCACTATTTGGGTAAGTCACTAAGCCAGTACAGGATAGACCTACCTCCAGATGAAATCCCAGACCACTGGTACAATATCCTCGCTGACCTTCCTGAGCCACTCCCACCTCCTCAGGATCCTGATAATGGAAGGAGACTCGAGTTGCTTAAGAGGGTCATACCCTCTGAGCCCCTTAGGCTTGAGTCCTCCACGGAGAGGTTCATTAAGATGCCTGAGGAGGTGCGTGAGAGGTATCTTCAAGTTGGTAGGCCAACACCATTGATTAGGGCCAGGAGGTTTGAGGAGTACTTGAATGCCCCAGTTAAAATATACCTTAAGATGGAGGGCTACACGTACACTGGAAGCCATAAGGTTAATTCAGCGTTAGCCTGGGTCTATTATGCTCTTAAGGATGGGGCGAACCTAGTGACTACTGAGACTGGAGCTGGGCAATGGGGTGCTGCAGTTGCCTTGGCGGCTGCATTATTTAAGGTCAAGGCCCACGTATTCATGGTTAGGGCAAGCTATAATGCTAAGCCACTTAGGAGGTTCCAAATGCAAATGTATGGTGCCGAGGTTCACGCAAGCCCAAGTGAATTAACGGAATTCGGGAGGAAGCTCCTCAGGGAGAATCCTAATCACCCAGGTAGCCTAGGTGTGGCTATAACTGAAGCAGCAGAGTACGCACTTAGTAATAATGGTAAGTACGTTGTGGGCAGCGTCATAAACACGGACATAATGTTTAAGACCATTGCCGGACTTGAAGCTAAAAAGCAACTTGAACTGATAGGTGAGGATCCGGATGTAATGATAGGGGTAGTGGGTGGTGGTAGCAATTGGGGTGGCGCATTTTACCCATTCATGGGTGATGAGCT includes the following:
- a CDS encoding aconitase X catalytic domain-containing protein, with product MYVSSEDERLLREGGCLAKALETVIKVGEAVKADRLLDVDTVHVSGVSYLTIGEAGLEFLRDISSSGARFRVFTTVNPAGVEYGNLNLPVNEGFVKKQMEIVDYLSKMGASLWLTCSPYEFIKPQPGSIHAWGESNAIAYINSVNDAYTEKLPGPFTIIVAIAGKVPRFGLYVEENRIPKVIVKVNAKLTPVKAGLLGRVTAGKLKGEVPFIDYDGWDKQLLKSFLASYATYSPTPLAVIKGVNPNWRRYLGMVDKPDFIIIDEAELRYEQPSDYDALFIGCPHANLEEVMSIVRVLERHGYRKLMKPLIVSTSRFIKSSLSPELINRLREANVYLITDTCPMVSPILQGLGIRRVATSSSKAIFYLPRLVNVNAMPCSIEDCLENELSNY
- a CDS encoding TrpB-like pyridoxal phosphate-dependent enzyme, with translation MGKSLSQYRIDLPPDEIPDHWYNILADLPEPLPPPQDPDNGRRLELLKRVIPSEPLRLESSTERFIKMPEEVRERYLQVGRPTPLIRARRFEEYLNAPVKIYLKMEGYTYTGSHKVNSALAWVYYALKDGANLVTTETGAGQWGAAVALAAALFKVKAHVFMVRASYNAKPLRRFQMQMYGAEVHASPSELTEFGRKLLRENPNHPGSLGVAITEAAEYALSNNGKYVVGSVINTDIMFKTIAGLEAKKQLELIGEDPDVMIGVVGGGSNWGGAFYPFMGDELRNGKVRRRYIAVGASEVPKVTRGVYKYDDPDTGRVLPQLKMYTIGSDFIPPPIYAGGLRYHAVAPTLSYLMNKGYVEGRDYDQDTVFKMAQVFAQVEGYIPAPETAHTLPIIKEIADEAKRTGERKTILVSFSGHGLLDLGNFADVLGFGKTQ